One genomic segment of Rhinolophus sinicus isolate RSC01 linkage group LG11, ASM3656204v1, whole genome shotgun sequence includes these proteins:
- the CEBPA gene encoding CCAAT/enhancer-binding protein alpha — protein MESADFYETEPRPPMSSHLQSPQHAPSSAAFGFPRGAGSAQPPAPPAAPEPLGGICEHETSIDISAYIDPAAFNDEFLADLFQHSRQQEKAKAAAAPAGGGGGDFDYPGVPGGPGGAVMPGGAHGPPPGYGCTAAGYLDGRLEPLYERVAAPALRPLVIKQEPREEDEAKQLALAGLFPYQPPPPPPPHPHPPPSHLAAPHLQFQIAHCGQTTMHLQPGHPTPPPTPVPSPHPAPALGASGLPGPGGALKGLAAAHPDLRAGGGGGAGKAKKSVDKNSNEYRVRRERNNIAVRKSRDKAKQRNVETQQKVLELTSDNDRLRKRVEQLSRELDTLRGIFRQLPESSLVKAMGNCA, from the coding sequence ATGGAGTCGGCCGACTTCTACGAGACGGAGCCGCGGCCCCCGATGAGCAGCCACCTCCAGAGCCCCCAGCACGCGCCCAGCAGCGCCGCCTTCGGCTTTCCGCGGGGCGCTGGCTCCGCGCAgccccctgccccacctgccGCCCCGGAGCCACTGGGCGGCATCTGCGAACACGAGACGTCCATCGACATCAGCGCCTATATCGACCCGGCCGCCTTCAACGACGAGTTCCTGGCCGACCTGTTCCAGCACAGCCGGCAGCAAGAGAAGGCCAAGGCGGCCGCGGCCCCcgcgggaggcggcggcggcgactTTGACTACCCGGGTGTCCCAGGGGGCCCCGGAGGCGCCGTTATGCCCGGGGGGGCGCACGGCCCCCCTCCCGGCTACGGCTGCACGGCGGCCGGCTACCTGGACGGCAGGCTGGAGCCCCTGTACGAGCGCGTCGCGGCGCCGGCGCTGCGGCCGCTAGTAATCAAGCAGGAACCGCGCGAGGAGGACGAGGCAAAGCAGCTGGCGCTGGCCGGCCTCTTCCCCTaccagccgccgccgccgccgccaccccACCCGCACCCGCCGCCCTCGCACCTGGCTGCGCCGCACCTGCAGTTTCAGATCGCGCACTGCGGCCAGACCACCATGCACCTGCAGCCTGGCCACCCCACGCCACCGCCCACGCCAGTGCCCAGCCCGCACCCAGCCCCCGCTCTTGGCGCCTCTGGCCTGCCGGGCCCCGGCGGCGCGCTCAAGGGGCTGGCCGCTGCGCACCCCGACCTccgcgcgggcggcggcggcggcgcgggcaaAGCCAAGAAGTCGGTGGACAAGAACAGCAACGAGTACCGGGTGCGGCGCGAGCGCAACAACATCGCGGTGCGCAAGAGCCGGGACAAGGCCAAACAGCGCAACGTGGAGACGCAGCAGAAGGTGCTGGAGCTGACCAGTGACAATGACCGCCTGCGCAAGCGGGTGGAACAACTGAGCCGCGAACTGGACACACTGCGGGGCATCTTCCGCCAGCTGCCCGAGAGCTCCCTGGTCAAGGCCATGGGCAACTGCGCGTGA